A stretch of the Saccharolobus caldissimus genome encodes the following:
- a CDS encoding diacylglycerol/lipid kinase family protein, protein MAIINPKAGTYDQKLVELCINVLRAKFTVNVVYPININEAKKLANSRDYDALIIGGGDSTIGSLSINVKIPIIILPIGRGNTFYYTVYGKIDPLNLFTSLIKCNRVEYVDIGFIREVNRGFVLGTSIGILADLVKLSELYKKFGKGMWSYTLASIDLRIRMRKGQIKPIRVSLRVNKEKVYDDYAYLLSIGNTPVRGRGSMKLFPKASISDGTLDVIVLPRVNDEIMDSLAKGSYSNVLYYKGKNIEITSDRRLSLEVDGDYILLEENKITVDVIPSSLPLLKPCT, encoded by the coding sequence TTGGCAATAATTAACCCTAAGGCAGGAACTTACGACCAGAAACTAGTAGAATTATGCATTAATGTCTTGAGGGCTAAATTTACGGTTAATGTAGTATATCCTATTAACATTAATGAAGCTAAGAAATTAGCTAATAGTAGAGATTATGACGCCTTAATAATAGGAGGAGGAGACAGTACTATAGGCAGTTTATCGATTAACGTAAAAATTCCTATAATTATTCTGCCTATAGGCAGGGGAAACACGTTTTATTATACAGTTTACGGTAAAATAGACCCCTTAAACTTGTTTACTTCACTTATTAAGTGTAATAGGGTAGAATATGTTGATATCGGTTTTATAAGGGAAGTAAATAGGGGATTTGTGCTTGGAACATCAATAGGTATATTAGCTGATCTGGTGAAACTCTCAGAATTATATAAGAAGTTCGGTAAGGGTATGTGGTCCTATACTTTAGCATCTATAGATTTAAGGATTAGGATGAGAAAAGGTCAAATTAAACCAATAAGGGTTTCGTTAAGGGTTAATAAAGAAAAGGTATATGATGACTACGCATATTTACTCTCAATAGGAAATACGCCAGTAAGAGGAAGAGGAAGTATGAAATTATTTCCTAAAGCCTCAATTAGTGATGGTACATTAGATGTCATAGTGTTGCCTAGAGTAAATGATGAGATAATGGATTCATTAGCTAAAGGGTCATATTCAAATGTATTATATTACAAGGGAAAAAACATTGAAATCACATCTGACAGAAGGTTAAGCTTAGAGGTTGATGGAGACTATATCTTATTAGAAGAAAATAAAATTACTGTTGACGTAATTCCCTCTTCACTTCCTCTGTTAAAACCTTGTACATAA
- a CDS encoding NAD(P)-dependent alcohol dehydrogenase: MRAMRLVEVNKPLKMMDVEIPKVKGNEVLVKVEAAGVCHSDVHMRQGRVGPLRIVEDLRLRLPITLGHEIAGRVVEVGENVEGFNKGDLVAVNPWEGDGTCYYCKAGEEQMCDRPLWLGISIDGGYAEYVKVTHYKYLYKLKNLTAVEAAPLTCSGITTYRAVREASVDPSKTLVIVGAGGGLGTMAVQIAKAMTGATVIGVDIRDEALEAAKRAGADYVVDGRKNPVQEIKTLTGGKGADAIIDLNNSEKTLSVYPYALAKNGRYVMIGLYGGELKILSPIIIFNWVKFVGSQVGNNMDFLGVLTLAEKGKIKPMVTKMMKLEEANEALDNLENARVTGRQVLVP, from the coding sequence ATGAGAGCAATGAGACTAGTCGAAGTAAACAAGCCTTTAAAAATGATGGATGTGGAAATTCCGAAAGTAAAGGGTAACGAAGTATTAGTTAAAGTTGAAGCAGCAGGAGTTTGTCACTCAGACGTTCACATGAGGCAGGGAAGAGTAGGACCTTTAAGAATAGTGGAGGATTTGAGATTAAGATTACCTATAACATTAGGGCACGAAATTGCCGGGAGAGTAGTTGAAGTTGGAGAAAACGTAGAAGGATTTAACAAAGGGGATTTAGTAGCAGTAAATCCTTGGGAAGGTGATGGAACGTGTTACTACTGCAAAGCAGGAGAAGAGCAAATGTGTGATAGACCGTTATGGTTAGGGATAAGCATAGATGGAGGATATGCGGAATATGTTAAAGTAACTCATTACAAATACCTTTATAAACTAAAGAATCTTACTGCAGTAGAAGCTGCGCCTTTAACTTGTTCTGGTATAACAACCTATAGGGCAGTAAGGGAGGCTTCTGTAGATCCCTCAAAGACTTTAGTAATTGTAGGGGCTGGAGGAGGATTAGGAACTATGGCAGTGCAAATAGCTAAAGCGATGACTGGAGCTACGGTAATTGGAGTTGATATAAGAGATGAGGCTTTAGAAGCTGCTAAAAGGGCTGGTGCAGACTACGTCGTGGACGGACGTAAAAACCCAGTTCAAGAAATAAAGACATTAACTGGAGGAAAAGGTGCAGATGCAATAATAGATTTAAATAATTCAGAAAAAACCTTATCAGTCTATCCTTATGCATTAGCTAAAAACGGTAGGTATGTAATGATAGGGTTATATGGAGGGGAATTAAAGATATTATCACCAATTATTATATTTAACTGGGTAAAATTCGTAGGAAGCCAAGTTGGGAATAATATGGACTTCTTAGGTGTTTTAACCTTAGCCGAAAAAGGAAAAATAAAGCCTATGGTTACTAAGATGATGAAATTGGAAGAAGCTAATGAAGCGTTAGACAATTTAGAAAACGCAAGGGTAACTGGAAGGCAAGTTCTAGTTCCGTAA
- a CDS encoding enoyl-CoA hydratase/isomerase family protein produces MIDYSRYKYLKVEDIGDGIYILRLNRPERLNAINLGEGSMHEELENVFYDFNNDSRVNAVIMTGEGKAFCSGGDIYYMAEVIEKGTNNTEWIRTLIREGKRIINNMLELEVPLIAAVNGFATGLGATLALYSDIVIMGKSAKIGDTHISVGLVAGDGGAIIWPLLVGIHRAKYYLMTGELISAEEAYRMGLVNMVVDDDKVLDTAIDVARKLISKSKYGVVWTKLSINKIVKHYVNLVLDTSLALELHTFKSEEHKNEVKKFIERRAKK; encoded by the coding sequence ATGATAGACTATTCAAGATATAAATATCTTAAGGTTGAGGACATAGGAGATGGTATATATATTTTGAGGTTAAATAGGCCAGAGAGGTTAAACGCCATAAACTTAGGTGAAGGAAGTATGCATGAGGAATTAGAAAACGTCTTTTACGATTTTAATAATGACTCCAGGGTTAATGCAGTAATTATGACTGGTGAAGGGAAAGCATTTTGTTCTGGTGGGGATATTTACTATATGGCTGAGGTAATAGAGAAGGGAACTAACAATACTGAGTGGATTAGAACATTAATTAGAGAGGGTAAAAGGATAATAAATAACATGTTAGAACTTGAAGTTCCCCTAATAGCAGCAGTAAACGGCTTTGCCACGGGATTAGGAGCCACTCTAGCCCTTTACTCTGATATAGTAATAATGGGTAAGAGTGCAAAAATAGGAGATACTCATATCTCTGTGGGTTTAGTCGCAGGTGATGGTGGTGCTATTATATGGCCTTTGCTAGTGGGAATTCATAGGGCTAAGTATTACTTAATGACGGGAGAGTTAATAAGCGCTGAAGAAGCCTATAGAATGGGTTTAGTCAACATGGTAGTTGACGATGATAAGGTTTTAGATACAGCGATTGATGTAGCGAGGAAATTAATAAGTAAGTCTAAATATGGTGTGGTATGGACTAAATTATCAATCAATAAAATAGTCAAACATTATGTGAATCTAGTATTGGATACGTCACTAGCATTAGAATTGCACACTTTTAAATCTGAAGAGCATAAGAATGAGGTTAAAAAGTTTATAGAGAGAAGGGCTAAGAAATGA
- a CDS encoding glycoside hydrolase family 88 protein, with translation MRISDAVNKMLIRIESTAKTIKENEFPIYADVNSGKWYTSSDGYWSDGFWVGLLWLAYYRTGEEKFLKWAENWLDKLRNRVTLPTVFRGFIFYYGAAIADILFNHNTARRIAVEGGKNLAKQYDSKLKIIPLNKLEIAFLNSISINEVNFVETNIDGVIASTLLAYTSKTTGDESLMEIAENHARQHVAFCVNKDGSVTQSVRLDNEGRVVKRFNHMGLNESSIWARGQAWAMLNYTLFSFYDKEFLSVAKLTSEWWIKNVPNDYVAYWDFNDKTIKDTSATAIAASSLLKLSYWEFAKNTIESLVENYLINSKVPGALTNGCYFKKRELGVNSELIWGDYFLFESLLKLEGKLDKFI, from the coding sequence ATGAGAATAAGTGACGCTGTAAATAAAATGCTAATTAGAATAGAAAGTACAGCCAAGACTATTAAAGAAAATGAATTCCCCATATACGCTGACGTGAATTCTGGAAAGTGGTATACTTCCTCAGATGGATATTGGAGTGATGGATTTTGGGTCGGATTATTATGGCTAGCATATTATAGAACTGGAGAGGAAAAGTTTCTGAAGTGGGCTGAAAATTGGTTAGATAAGTTAAGAAATAGGGTCACGTTACCTACAGTATTCAGAGGGTTTATATTCTATTATGGTGCTGCAATAGCTGATATCTTATTTAATCATAATACAGCTAGAAGGATAGCGGTAGAAGGAGGTAAGAACTTAGCTAAACAGTACGATAGTAAGTTGAAAATTATACCGCTTAACAAATTGGAAATAGCCTTTCTTAACTCTATTAGCATTAATGAAGTTAACTTCGTTGAAACTAACATAGATGGGGTCATCGCATCAACGTTATTAGCTTACACTTCAAAGACCACTGGAGATGAAAGTCTTATGGAAATTGCTGAAAATCATGCCAGACAACACGTTGCTTTTTGCGTTAATAAGGATGGCTCCGTTACCCAATCCGTTAGATTAGATAATGAGGGAAGAGTAGTTAAAAGGTTTAATCATATGGGTTTAAATGAAAGTAGTATCTGGGCTAGGGGACAAGCTTGGGCTATGCTTAATTATACTTTATTTTCCTTTTATGATAAGGAGTTTTTAAGTGTTGCAAAATTAACATCAGAATGGTGGATTAAAAATGTTCCAAATGATTACGTAGCGTATTGGGATTTCAATGATAAAACAATTAAAGATACTTCAGCTACTGCAATAGCTGCCTCATCGTTACTTAAACTCTCTTATTGGGAATTCGCTAAGAATACAATAGAAAGTCTTGTAGAGAATTATTTAATTAACTCTAAAGTACCAGGAGCTTTAACTAATGGGTGTTATTTTAAAAAACGAGAATTAGGAGTTAACAGTGAACTTATATGGGGTGATTACTTTCTATTTGAATCATTATTGAAATTGGAAGGTAAGCTAGACAAATTTATTTAA
- a CDS encoding lipoate--protein ligase family protein — protein sequence MKGKSMLIKNGDLLDSVAIPASLVEESRRLNVPIMAVVGSKVSGVSLGYFQDLDTEVNLEEAKRRGIQVVRRLGVGGGTIYSDKNSSMALYMAMPSDFFPNMDKAFCQIGSATVHAYYKLGVKGAWYDHIGDVRVGSPKSHKKITGFGFTTIGNILVLNMIIGIGKLNVEEMVKVLRIPPEKFKDKTAKGPQDYVTSVEEETGYKPSMEEVYNAFVSSFGETLRLDFEEHELSDEAKKIREEYRKIASSEEHLYLRSSGRRFANIPPNHVLGFARHKARKLLIVHLLTDKKVIKDVMISGDFYCSPTQYLFDFENSLKGIEINNLEEINKKISELYSRKGWEIPMVTQEDILTVIKMAIEDAKSK from the coding sequence ATGAAAGGAAAGAGTATGTTAATTAAAAACGGGGATCTCCTAGATAGTGTAGCAATTCCAGCTTCATTAGTTGAGGAGTCTAGAAGACTAAACGTTCCTATAATGGCTGTTGTAGGCAGTAAAGTTAGTGGTGTAAGTTTAGGGTATTTCCAGGATTTAGATACTGAAGTAAATTTAGAGGAGGCTAAGAGAAGGGGTATTCAAGTTGTAAGGAGGTTAGGTGTGGGAGGAGGTACAATATATAGTGATAAAAATTCAAGTATGGCACTATATATGGCAATGCCTTCAGATTTCTTTCCTAACATGGATAAGGCATTCTGTCAAATAGGTTCAGCTACTGTTCACGCATATTATAAATTAGGGGTTAAGGGAGCCTGGTATGACCATATAGGGGATGTTAGAGTTGGTTCTCCTAAAAGTCATAAGAAAATAACTGGCTTCGGATTCACTACAATAGGCAATATATTAGTCCTTAACATGATAATAGGAATAGGCAAGTTAAATGTGGAAGAGATGGTTAAAGTTTTGAGAATCCCTCCAGAGAAGTTTAAGGATAAGACCGCTAAGGGTCCCCAAGATTACGTAACTTCAGTTGAAGAGGAAACCGGCTATAAACCATCAATGGAAGAAGTTTATAATGCCTTTGTGAGTAGTTTCGGAGAGACCTTAAGGTTAGATTTTGAAGAACATGAACTTTCAGATGAAGCTAAAAAGATCAGAGAGGAATATAGAAAAATTGCCTCCTCTGAAGAACATTTGTACTTAAGGTCCAGTGGTAGGAGGTTTGCAAATATACCACCAAATCACGTTTTAGGGTTCGCAAGACATAAGGCTAGAAAGCTACTTATTGTTCACTTATTAACTGATAAAAAGGTTATTAAGGATGTTATGATTAGCGGAGATTTTTACTGTAGTCCTACGCAATATTTATTTGATTTTGAGAATAGCTTAAAGGGAATTGAAATAAACAATTTAGAAGAAATTAATAAAAAAATATCTGAATTATATTCTAGGAAGGGATGGGAAATACCAATGGTAACTCAAGAGGACATCTTAACAGTAATAAAAATGGCAATAGAAGACGCGAAATCAAAATAA
- a CDS encoding acyl-CoA dehydrogenase family protein, whose amino-acid sequence MEPLPWWREEHKSLAEEVENFVEENRGRAEEALWKNEYPMDLHKKIVEKGWWGVVIPKEYGGMGGDYTSVAIISEYISNLGSVGGVFATTLFGGLYQILRFGNEEQKAKWLPKFAKGAVGAVCITEPYVGSDAAGAETIAVKEGDKYIINGKKRFITNAGMADIYVVYAVTDPSSKARKSYSHLSAFILEKGMKGFHVEKINELQGFDGLLNGYLDLDHVEVPVENRLSEEGQGWWILVSGLNFERLVIGAQQVGLLRELARYVTFYTRRRVQFNQPTFEYEANQYKLADIIIAYRITRLLTYYTAYLMDQGIDPVIDANVLKVFSTEAVEKASRDAIQAMGGDGWTKFYPVEAIYRNAKLGTIGGGTSEVLKRFIVRYSLTAMADDLKTPIRIPHPELKVPITVSEKSITKEKLQGGEEGEMQVLRVLARDYLVNPGLFMELNDIKRFIECDEKQLIEIINSLETKGLVKVLRDRDKPRLVKATYDGLRKAYPREYYMYFPRWVKEKMSEYIF is encoded by the coding sequence GTGGAACCTTTACCTTGGTGGAGAGAAGAGCATAAGAGTTTAGCAGAAGAAGTGGAAAATTTCGTAGAGGAAAATAGAGGTAGAGCAGAAGAAGCGTTATGGAAGAACGAATATCCTATGGATTTACATAAAAAGATCGTAGAAAAGGGCTGGTGGGGTGTTGTAATACCCAAGGAATATGGAGGTATGGGAGGGGATTACACAAGTGTTGCAATAATATCAGAGTACATAAGTAATCTGGGATCTGTAGGAGGAGTTTTCGCTACTACGCTTTTCGGAGGACTTTATCAGATTTTAAGGTTCGGAAACGAAGAGCAGAAAGCTAAATGGTTACCTAAGTTCGCTAAGGGTGCTGTAGGTGCTGTATGTATAACTGAACCTTACGTTGGTAGCGATGCTGCAGGTGCTGAGACTATAGCTGTTAAAGAGGGGGATAAGTATATTATAAACGGTAAGAAGAGATTTATAACTAATGCAGGCATGGCAGACATTTACGTAGTTTACGCAGTTACTGATCCTAGTTCTAAGGCGAGGAAGTCATATTCTCATCTCTCCGCTTTCATATTGGAAAAGGGAATGAAAGGTTTTCATGTGGAAAAGATAAATGAACTTCAAGGATTTGATGGATTACTAAATGGTTATTTGGATTTAGATCATGTTGAAGTTCCAGTAGAAAATAGATTAAGTGAAGAGGGACAAGGATGGTGGATTTTAGTATCTGGTCTTAATTTCGAAAGACTAGTCATAGGTGCTCAACAAGTTGGTCTATTAAGGGAACTAGCCAGATATGTGACATTTTATACTAGAAGAAGAGTTCAGTTTAATCAGCCTACGTTTGAATATGAAGCTAATCAATATAAGTTGGCTGATATTATAATAGCTTATAGGATTACTAGGCTATTAACCTATTACACTGCTTATTTAATGGATCAAGGAATAGATCCAGTAATAGACGCTAATGTGTTAAAAGTTTTCTCTACTGAAGCAGTAGAAAAGGCTTCTAGAGATGCTATTCAAGCTATGGGAGGAGATGGATGGACAAAGTTTTATCCAGTTGAAGCCATATATAGGAACGCTAAACTAGGAACCATAGGCGGAGGTACTAGTGAGGTTTTGAAGAGGTTTATAGTTAGATATTCACTAACTGCTATGGCTGATGATCTGAAAACACCGATAAGAATACCTCATCCAGAGCTTAAAGTACCCATTACTGTTTCTGAAAAATCGATCACTAAGGAAAAACTTCAGGGAGGAGAGGAGGGGGAAATGCAGGTATTGAGAGTCTTAGCTAGAGACTATTTAGTAAATCCAGGACTTTTCATGGAGCTTAATGATATTAAGAGGTTTATAGAGTGTGACGAGAAACAGTTAATTGAGATAATAAATTCCTTAGAAACTAAGGGGTTAGTTAAGGTTTTAAGGGATAGGGATAAGCCCAGACTAGTTAAGGCTACATATGACGGTTTAAGGAAGGCTTATCCGAGAGAGTATTATATGTATTTCCCAAGATGGGTTAAGGAAAAAATGAGTGAATATATATTTTAG
- a CDS encoding SCP2 sterol-binding domain-containing protein produces the protein MSLKNKLHELFESIDVRYIEDLPKKGLKIGISFGNNYITIILDKSKINVVENKLDNLDNEIITDEESLNHLLEGKLSLIDLIIRGKLYISGKLSNLLKLVDVFRAKSINLGFEGSSLYNVLKAVFEGICNKNEEILRQIKNFNATFQFSDFEGSTCCLIINEGKFVVKDGKCEGKPTASISAKREVWNKIFNGEESVGTVAMNGEAKIEGNLIQAFKLKTIIDKIF, from the coding sequence ATGAGTCTAAAAAATAAGCTTCACGAACTATTTGAAAGTATAGACGTAAGATACATAGAGGATTTACCAAAAAAAGGGTTAAAAATAGGAATAAGTTTTGGAAATAATTATATTACTATAATCTTAGATAAATCCAAGATTAATGTGGTGGAAAATAAATTAGATAACTTAGATAATGAAATAATAACAGATGAGGAAAGTCTAAATCATCTTCTTGAGGGAAAATTGTCATTAATAGACCTCATTATACGAGGTAAGTTATATATAAGCGGGAAGCTAAGTAATTTATTAAAATTAGTTGACGTATTTAGGGCTAAGTCAATTAACTTAGGATTTGAGGGGTCTAGTTTATATAATGTTTTAAAGGCTGTTTTTGAGGGAATATGTAATAAAAACGAGGAGATTCTAAGACAGATAAAGAACTTTAATGCCACTTTTCAATTCAGCGATTTTGAAGGAAGTACTTGTTGCCTTATAATAAATGAAGGTAAATTCGTCGTTAAAGATGGGAAATGTGAGGGAAAACCTACGGCTTCCATATCAGCAAAAAGAGAAGTATGGAATAAAATATTTAACGGTGAGGAAAGCGTAGGTACTGTTGCAATGAACGGTGAGGCAAAAATAGAGGGTAACTTAATTCAAGCATTTAAATTAAAAACAATAATTGATAAAATATTTTAA
- a CDS encoding MBL fold metallo-hydrolase: MPESITKNLFKLSIKLPDLAIESLNAYLLTLNDKNILIDTGSPSYGSISLLVEELEDLGMKISDINEIIITHFHIDHIGLAYLLSKLAKVKIIIGNVEYNFIKRFKYRYEEMIKILKLNGASQQLLNIAFDFTSGFRANIYSRVGELNNVETVNDSQQLYNLKFLFTPGHTIGHICIYDEENKLLLSGDTLLADITPNVSLYEENSNPLNDYLKSLKRISKLEIKKSLPAHGRIIENTEERIRELIKHHEERLNEILEIMGNRELTAYEIATKIKWKLKYNGWDELDPSQKYLAMGETLAHLKYLEDIDAVRRRISDGVIKYVKQKENVKISL; encoded by the coding sequence ATGCCAGAAAGCATAACTAAGAATTTATTCAAACTTTCGATTAAATTACCGGATTTGGCAATTGAAAGTTTAAACGCTTATCTATTAACTCTTAATGATAAAAATATATTAATCGATACTGGAAGTCCATCATATGGATCAATATCATTACTAGTTGAAGAATTAGAAGATTTAGGCATGAAAATTAGCGATATTAACGAAATTATAATAACGCATTTTCATATAGATCACATAGGTTTAGCGTATCTTTTAAGTAAGCTAGCTAAGGTTAAAATAATAATTGGTAATGTGGAGTATAATTTCATAAAGAGATTTAAATATAGATATGAGGAGATGATTAAAATCCTAAAATTGAATGGTGCCTCTCAACAACTTTTAAACATAGCATTTGATTTCACCTCTGGATTTAGGGCTAATATTTACTCTAGAGTAGGGGAACTTAATAATGTCGAAACAGTTAACGATAGTCAGCAACTATATAACTTAAAGTTTTTATTCACCCCCGGACATACAATTGGACATATATGCATTTATGATGAAGAGAATAAATTACTCTTATCTGGGGATACATTATTAGCTGACATAACACCCAATGTAAGTTTATACGAAGAGAATTCTAATCCATTAAACGATTATCTAAAGTCCCTAAAGAGAATTTCCAAACTGGAAATAAAGAAATCCCTGCCAGCTCACGGAAGAATTATAGAGAACACTGAGGAGAGGATAAGGGAATTAATAAAACATCATGAGGAAAGGTTAAACGAAATATTAGAAATAATGGGAAATAGAGAATTAACAGCTTATGAAATTGCGACTAAGATCAAATGGAAGCTGAAATATAATGGATGGGACGAATTGGACCCCTCTCAGAAGTACTTAGCTATGGGAGAGACCTTAGCCCATCTGAAGTATTTAGAGGACATAGACGCTGTAAGGAGAAGGATAAGTGACGGTGTAATTAAGTACGTTAAACAAAAGGAAAACGTTAAAATTAGCTTATAG
- a CDS encoding Zn-ribbon domain-containing OB-fold protein — MNLNEIIQTYYEYFNKEKLPYIKCTNCGYVFYYPRAICPKCLSKKLSIMESKGEGEIYSETKFVNEKGQVTIIGLIRLEEGFMIYANILTNRLEDVSINKKVKVKFKEVIKGQKFPFFTTIS; from the coding sequence ATGAATCTAAATGAGATAATTCAAACCTATTACGAGTATTTTAATAAGGAGAAACTACCTTATATTAAGTGTACAAATTGCGGATATGTGTTTTACTATCCCAGAGCAATATGCCCGAAATGTTTATCTAAGAAATTATCAATTATGGAGAGTAAGGGAGAAGGTGAAATATATTCTGAAACTAAATTCGTCAACGAGAAAGGGCAAGTTACTATAATAGGCTTAATAAGGCTTGAGGAGGGGTTTATGATTTACGCTAATATATTAACTAATAGGTTAGAAGACGTGAGTATAAATAAGAAGGTTAAAGTAAAGTTTAAGGAGGTCATTAAGGGGCAGAAATTCCCGTTCTTCACTACTATAAGCTAA
- a CDS encoding thiolase family protein, with protein sequence MLLGFSSRYEKVYQGSVLDLIAETVKEALDMAKLEPKDIDGVITTWLPWIFDGTLAIGFPENYISEYLGIRPRFTDLVQYGGASAVEMFYRAYKAVKSGEADRVLCVIGGKGTLMKKQLREGGLERLSEVEVLNILRNNPFDEFIRVYQDMDPISFYAMVAARHSKLYGTTDEQRALLAVQQRYNANSNERALFRGPLTVKDVINSRVVSTPLHLLEITYPIDGVLAFIVGKGTSQLRSMDIISYGDAVWPEFFAERDVDIVYTPTIESAKKIDFNLNKIDAFEIYDAFTIMVLTELEDLGLTEKGKIGKFVEENDLTIKGNIPVNTGGGSLNMGQPAYMSGIIILEEAFLQFNNMAKGHQVNGADYILVNGLGGWNTHATTLVIGEKR encoded by the coding sequence ATGTTATTGGGTTTTTCGAGTAGATATGAAAAGGTATATCAAGGTTCGGTACTTGACTTAATAGCGGAAACTGTAAAGGAAGCTTTAGACATGGCTAAATTAGAGCCTAAGGACATAGATGGAGTTATAACTACTTGGTTACCATGGATTTTCGATGGTACGTTAGCAATAGGCTTTCCAGAGAATTATATTAGTGAGTACTTAGGAATAAGGCCTAGGTTTACAGATTTAGTTCAATATGGAGGAGCTTCCGCTGTGGAAATGTTTTATAGAGCTTATAAGGCAGTAAAAAGCGGTGAGGCAGATAGAGTTTTATGTGTAATAGGAGGTAAGGGAACTTTAATGAAAAAACAATTAAGAGAAGGAGGATTAGAGAGACTTTCAGAAGTTGAGGTACTAAACATATTAAGGAATAACCCGTTTGACGAATTCATAAGGGTATATCAAGATATGGATCCTATATCTTTTTACGCAATGGTTGCTGCTAGACACTCGAAATTATATGGGACTACTGACGAACAGAGAGCTTTATTAGCCGTTCAGCAGAGATATAATGCAAACTCTAATGAGAGGGCTTTATTTAGAGGTCCTCTTACAGTTAAGGACGTTATAAATTCGCGAGTAGTATCAACTCCTCTTCATCTTCTTGAAATAACTTATCCCATAGATGGCGTTTTAGCATTCATAGTAGGTAAGGGAACTTCACAACTGAGATCGATGGATATAATATCCTATGGAGATGCGGTGTGGCCGGAATTTTTCGCCGAAAGGGATGTAGACATCGTTTATACTCCCACAATTGAGAGCGCTAAGAAGATAGACTTCAATTTAAATAAAATTGATGCTTTCGAAATATATGATGCTTTCACAATAATGGTATTAACTGAGCTAGAAGATCTGGGTTTAACAGAGAAAGGAAAGATAGGGAAGTTTGTGGAGGAGAATGATCTGACCATAAAGGGTAACATACCAGTTAATACTGGAGGTGGAAGTTTAAATATGGGACAGCCTGCATATATGAGTGGGATAATTATACTTGAAGAAGCGTTCCTACAATTTAATAATATGGCTAAAGGACATCAAGTGAATGGAGCTGATTATATATTAGTTAATGGTTTAGGGGGTTGGAATACACACGCTACTACGTTAGTAATAGGTGAGAAAAGATGA